The following proteins come from a genomic window of Micromonospora echinofusca:
- a CDS encoding amino acid adenylation domain-containing protein, which yields MTSTDRALRLRRRLAGRRDVSVPALGRTATATVTADNLVAAFDEVAGRHPDRVAVRCDRQALTYRELAAASRVLASRIATVATPGQPVGVLLPRSARMIVAALAVLRTGAAYLPLDPEAPAVRTGMIVGAAAPSLVITTGTLAGSLPATVAAVLLDASDSGALRPDPPAAPARPIAPTDRAYVIHTSGTTGRPKGIEVSHANVLRLVGTTQPLFGFGPDDVWTMAHSFAFDFSVWEMWGPLLTGGCVVVVEGEVMRDPVALRRLLRAERVTMLSQTPTAFSSLAAQEDEYDDRLPLRWVVFGGEALRFADLRPWVAKYGDAAPELVNMYGITETTVHASYRRILASDVTGTTSLIGAPLPDLDFLLWDEDDQPVADGEIGQIIVTGAGVALGYLGQPELTAQRFVTVTDAQGRPVRGYRSGDLARRTPSGEYEYHGRNDDQVKIRGYRLEVGEVHAALLARPGVRQAAVVPHTAPGAGTRLVAYVVGDAGPAELRSWMEGRLPVYAVPSAFILVDALPRTANGKLDRAALPDPNPVLTPHVPAGVDDVTRSLLAILAELLPGTEVEADTDFFRQGGNSLLATRLLAAVRRQFGVVVPLRDFLKAPTVRAVAGAVRRARPAGRSAASRRPVDLLPLGDSVAGRAPVVALPGVFGIGASMARLSTHVRGRPFYALHTRDLLRAQDGTPSAAVAAQACLTELLPVVDPGVHLVGHSLGGAMALHLAHALRAGGRQVRSITLLDAPSPRCLHQRRSEEHRTRLVAFLSDVAVAFPEHTRRWRELSPQSAAGLPDTELLRWAASTAAPALAATIGELADAFEDYRTMGRIMAEPAPALAVPALLLVAGLERSDDDDGHTGGWHLVLPNLTETVVATTHEGLLRDPEAATVAEAMIEFQRQQDKTEGNPS from the coding sequence ATGACGTCGACCGACCGCGCGCTCCGGCTGCGTCGGCGGCTCGCCGGACGCCGCGACGTGTCCGTACCGGCGCTCGGCCGGACCGCCACCGCGACGGTCACCGCCGACAACCTGGTCGCCGCCTTCGACGAGGTCGCCGGTAGGCACCCCGACCGGGTCGCCGTCCGCTGTGACCGGCAGGCCCTGACGTACCGGGAGCTGGCCGCCGCCTCCCGGGTCCTGGCAAGCCGGATCGCGACGGTCGCGACGCCCGGCCAGCCGGTCGGTGTGCTGCTGCCGCGCTCGGCACGGATGATCGTGGCGGCGCTGGCGGTGCTCCGGACGGGCGCCGCGTACCTGCCGCTCGACCCGGAGGCGCCCGCCGTCCGTACCGGCATGATCGTCGGTGCCGCGGCGCCGTCCCTGGTGATCACCACGGGTACGCTGGCCGGCTCCCTGCCCGCGACGGTCGCGGCTGTCCTGCTCGACGCCTCGGACAGCGGCGCGTTGCGGCCGGACCCGCCCGCCGCACCGGCCCGCCCGATCGCGCCCACCGACCGGGCGTACGTCATCCACACCTCGGGCACGACCGGCCGGCCCAAGGGGATCGAGGTCTCGCACGCCAACGTCCTGCGCCTGGTCGGCACCACGCAGCCACTGTTCGGCTTCGGGCCGGACGACGTGTGGACCATGGCGCACTCGTTCGCCTTCGACTTCTCGGTGTGGGAAATGTGGGGGCCGTTGCTCACCGGCGGGTGTGTGGTCGTCGTCGAGGGCGAGGTCATGCGGGACCCGGTCGCCCTGCGGCGCCTGCTGCGGGCGGAGCGGGTCACGATGCTCAGCCAGACGCCCACCGCCTTCAGCTCGCTGGCGGCCCAGGAGGACGAGTACGACGACCGGCTGCCGCTGCGGTGGGTGGTCTTCGGCGGTGAGGCGCTCCGGTTCGCAGATCTGCGGCCATGGGTCGCCAAGTACGGCGACGCCGCGCCCGAACTGGTCAACATGTACGGGATCACCGAGACCACCGTCCACGCGTCGTACCGCCGGATCCTCGCCTCCGACGTCACCGGCACGACCAGCCTGATCGGTGCGCCACTTCCCGACCTCGACTTCCTGTTGTGGGACGAGGACGACCAGCCGGTCGCCGACGGTGAGATCGGGCAGATCATCGTCACGGGTGCGGGCGTGGCCCTCGGATACCTGGGGCAACCGGAACTCACCGCGCAGCGGTTCGTCACCGTCACCGACGCGCAGGGCCGGCCCGTACGCGGATACCGCTCCGGGGACCTCGCCCGGCGGACGCCTTCCGGCGAGTACGAGTACCACGGGCGCAACGACGACCAGGTCAAGATCCGTGGCTACCGCCTGGAGGTGGGAGAGGTGCACGCCGCCCTGCTCGCCCGTCCCGGTGTGCGGCAGGCCGCGGTGGTGCCGCACACCGCACCCGGCGCGGGAACGCGGCTGGTGGCGTACGTCGTCGGTGACGCCGGTCCGGCGGAGCTGCGCTCCTGGATGGAGGGTCGGCTTCCGGTGTACGCCGTACCGTCCGCGTTCATCCTCGTCGACGCGCTGCCGCGAACCGCCAACGGCAAACTCGACCGGGCGGCCCTGCCCGACCCGAACCCCGTCCTGACGCCACACGTGCCCGCAGGCGTCGACGACGTCACGCGGTCCCTGCTGGCGATCCTGGCGGAGCTGCTGCCCGGCACCGAGGTCGAAGCGGACACCGACTTCTTCCGGCAGGGCGGGAACTCCCTGCTGGCGACCCGCCTGCTGGCCGCCGTACGCCGACAGTTCGGTGTCGTCGTCCCGCTGCGCGACTTCCTGAAGGCGCCGACGGTACGAGCGGTGGCGGGCGCGGTCCGTCGGGCCCGGCCGGCCGGACGGAGTGCGGCGTCCCGCCGCCCGGTCGACCTGTTGCCGCTGGGGGACTCCGTGGCGGGCCGGGCGCCCGTGGTGGCGCTGCCCGGCGTCTTCGGGATCGGCGCCTCGATGGCGCGGCTGTCGACGCACGTGCGGGGCCGCCCGTTCTACGCCCTGCACACCCGCGACCTCCTCCGGGCGCAGGACGGCACGCCGTCCGCCGCCGTCGCCGCCCAGGCCTGCCTGACCGAGCTGCTGCCCGTCGTCGATCCCGGCGTCCACCTCGTCGGACATTCCCTGGGTGGGGCGATGGCGCTGCACCTCGCCCACGCGCTGCGGGCGGGCGGCCGCCAGGTGCGGAGCATCACCCTGCTCGACGCACCGAGCCCACGATGTCTCCACCAGCGCCGCTCCGAGGAACACCGGACCCGGCTGGTCGCCTTCCTCTCCGACGTCGCCGTCGCGTTTCCGGAGCACACCCGGCGGTGGCGTGAGCTCTCCCCGCAGTCCGCGGCCGGGTTGCCCGACACGGAACTCCTGCGTTGGGCCGCCTCCACCGCCGCGCCCGCGCTGGCTGCCACGATCGGCGAGCTCGCCGACGCCTTCGAGGACTACCGGACGATGGGACGGATCATGGCGGAGCCCGCGCCTGCCCTGGCCGTGCCCGCACTGCTGCTGGTGGCGGGCCTGGAGAGGTCCGACGACGATGACGGGCACACCGGGGGCTGGCACCTGGTGCTGCCGAACCTGACCGAGACGGTGGTGGCCACCACCCACGAGGGCCTGCTGCGTGACCCCGAAGCGGCTACCGTCGCCGAGGCAATGATCGAGTTCCAGCGCCAGCAGGACAAGACGGAAGGAAACCCGAGTTGA
- a CDS encoding MFS transporter has product MTREPAASAAFRPPRLARILVGGSGVMSLANGVTIPFLAIYLRNELGLSVSTVGLVIGSSVLFGISGGFLGGALSDIVGRRRVLLSCLLVVIGSFVGFFFARDAVTAFVFNASMAFATSAFSPVAKVLISDLLPVALRVKWFSYQYLAINAGYAVGPLIGVALGFTGARISFPAAAVVYLVYLAVLWTATRQLPRPSIEDAGLATLGRSTGAIVRGLGESARAVMSDRRLLLLLIGAILLETVHSRISVLLAQNFVIDFADSARVLAAVMTTNAVAVIILQLFAAGYVQRYNPLNAITLGGILTFVGMAGFAISEQMWHYIVAMVVFTVAETLIVPSEFALVDRIAPEDRRGAYFGAQTFAQVGGFTGPFLGSLVLASFGGPVMFLAIGSLAMVSVAIYLLVGRRIPDLNRHDTHPETEKAS; this is encoded by the coding sequence TTGACCCGGGAACCGGCTGCGAGCGCAGCGTTCCGCCCACCGCGACTGGCCAGGATCCTCGTCGGCGGTTCCGGCGTGATGAGCCTGGCCAACGGCGTGACGATTCCCTTCCTCGCCATCTATCTCCGCAACGAACTCGGCCTGTCCGTCTCGACGGTCGGCCTGGTCATCGGCTCCTCCGTCCTCTTCGGCATCTCCGGCGGGTTTCTCGGCGGCGCGCTCTCCGACATCGTGGGACGCCGCCGGGTCCTGCTCTCCTGCCTGCTGGTGGTGATCGGCAGCTTCGTCGGGTTCTTCTTCGCGCGCGACGCCGTGACGGCGTTCGTCTTCAACGCGTCCATGGCGTTCGCCACCAGTGCCTTCAGCCCGGTTGCGAAGGTACTCATCAGCGACCTGCTCCCCGTTGCGCTGCGGGTGAAGTGGTTCTCCTACCAGTACCTCGCGATCAACGCCGGCTACGCCGTCGGTCCGCTGATCGGCGTGGCCCTCGGGTTCACCGGCGCTCGGATCTCCTTCCCCGCCGCAGCCGTCGTGTACCTGGTCTACCTCGCCGTCCTCTGGACGGCCACGCGGCAATTGCCGCGACCGTCCATCGAGGACGCCGGGCTGGCGACGCTCGGCCGCAGCACGGGCGCCATCGTCCGCGGACTGGGCGAATCGGCCCGGGCGGTCATGTCGGACCGCCGCCTGCTTCTCCTGCTCATCGGCGCGATCCTGTTGGAGACGGTGCACAGCCGGATCTCGGTGCTGCTCGCCCAGAACTTCGTCATCGACTTCGCCGACAGCGCCCGGGTGCTCGCCGCGGTCATGACCACCAACGCGGTGGCGGTGATCATCCTCCAGCTCTTCGCCGCCGGTTACGTGCAGCGCTACAACCCGCTGAACGCCATCACCCTCGGCGGGATCCTCACCTTCGTCGGGATGGCCGGCTTCGCGATCTCCGAGCAGATGTGGCACTACATCGTGGCGATGGTGGTGTTCACCGTCGCCGAGACCCTGATCGTGCCGTCGGAGTTCGCGCTCGTCGACCGCATCGCGCCCGAGGACCGGCGCGGAGCCTACTTCGGCGCACAGACCTTCGCGCAGGTCGGCGGGTTCACGGGACCGTTCCTCGGCAGCCTCGTCCTCGCGTCCTTCGGCGGGCCGGTCATGTTCCTCGCCATCGGCTCCCTGGCGATGGTGAGCGTCGCGATCTACCTGCTGGTCGGCCGGCGCATCCCCGACCTGAATCGCCATGACACCCACCCGGAGACCGAAAAGGCGTCGTGA
- a CDS encoding penicillin acylase family protein — protein MRAAAGILRLAAWPSSRALRRTRVLYLAALHGTVDIDRDARGIPWIRAGDERDLYVGVGVAMAYDRLWQMDVLRRRATGRLAEVFGARAAGSDVLARTLAFERAARQSEALLSPPARANLAAFAHGVDTAVRRMRRRGQLPPEFHLMRYRPGPWSVSDSLAIVKQLGFHLGRNLQQEMFRSRLLAERPDLVRSFLAPKYPPGGSVTIAADAPAGPAARRGDTALLSAAGAAHLGDLFAGRQGSGSNAWAVSAARSATGFAALANDPHILFTQPSLWYQLGLDLDGERAYGVTVPGVPGLVIGANPDLAWGVTNSTIDTQDLAVGERTDPPGESRWSQTGVVRVRGGNEISVTAAGGTGYVDLPGPRGAEADPVALYWSGLHPSTEAESCQRMWRARDYPAFRETLRGFGVPVLNLVVATRDGTVALRTAGIVPRRDRQEGLAPAGAAEVAARWSTTLGFDELPEVVDPPAGYVVSANHQILPDGVGPHLGSDWGGPYRADRIGELLTATPTAHPDDFGAWQMDLRNGRAQRILPTLLKALDEHPPESPLAVFGHQSLAAWDGRDDADQAAPLVFGALARVLTERWITSRLGAAVADAMTDATLQVDHLVMDGDARRRLGETEDLPVVVADALTEAARRLADRFGDDPTGWRYGRLNRIADQHPLAAVSETLRSLYGSPPTPVGGGGQSVCLMYPDRDGQVVEGAPWRFVVEFGSAGSTRIRDVLRHGSSGNPLSPHYGDQTPAHAEGRLYEVRLDSPPEVRRRLTLAPRTAGRSDRARRRWASPPASMVLTVTRARGVATGGDSNGSSPAR, from the coding sequence GTGAGAGCCGCGGCGGGCATCCTGCGCCTGGCCGCCTGGCCGAGCAGTCGTGCGCTCCGGCGGACCCGGGTGCTTTATCTGGCGGCCCTGCACGGGACCGTCGACATCGACCGCGACGCGCGCGGCATCCCGTGGATCCGCGCGGGCGACGAGCGCGATCTCTACGTGGGCGTCGGGGTCGCGATGGCGTACGACCGGCTGTGGCAGATGGACGTCCTGCGCCGGCGGGCGACCGGACGACTGGCGGAGGTGTTCGGCGCTCGCGCCGCCGGTTCGGACGTCCTCGCCCGTACCCTCGCCTTCGAGCGGGCCGCCCGCCAGAGCGAGGCGCTGCTCTCACCGCCTGCCCGCGCCAACCTCGCGGCCTTCGCCCACGGGGTCGACACCGCGGTGCGCCGGATGCGCCGCCGCGGGCAGCTCCCGCCCGAATTCCACCTCATGAGGTACCGGCCGGGCCCGTGGTCGGTCAGCGACTCGCTGGCCATCGTCAAGCAGCTCGGTTTCCACCTGGGCCGCAACCTGCAGCAGGAGATGTTCCGCAGCCGGCTGCTGGCGGAGCGACCGGACCTCGTCCGCAGCTTCCTGGCGCCGAAGTACCCACCCGGTGGCAGCGTCACCATCGCCGCCGACGCCCCGGCAGGGCCGGCGGCACGACGCGGCGACACCGCCCTGCTGTCCGCGGCCGGCGCCGCCCACCTCGGCGACCTCTTCGCGGGCCGGCAGGGCAGTGGCTCGAACGCCTGGGCGGTGTCCGCGGCCAGGTCCGCCACCGGCTTCGCGGCGCTGGCCAACGACCCGCACATCCTGTTCACCCAGCCGAGCCTCTGGTATCAGCTGGGACTGGACCTCGACGGCGAACGCGCGTACGGGGTGACGGTGCCGGGCGTGCCCGGACTCGTGATCGGCGCCAACCCGGATCTCGCGTGGGGGGTGACCAACTCCACCATCGACACCCAGGACCTGGCCGTGGGGGAGCGGACGGACCCGCCGGGAGAGTCACGGTGGTCGCAGACCGGCGTCGTCCGGGTGCGAGGCGGGAACGAGATCTCCGTGACCGCCGCAGGCGGGACGGGATACGTCGACCTGCCGGGCCCGCGCGGTGCGGAAGCGGACCCGGTGGCCCTCTACTGGAGTGGACTGCACCCGTCCACCGAGGCCGAGAGCTGCCAGCGCATGTGGCGGGCGCGCGACTACCCGGCGTTCCGCGAGACCCTGCGGGGCTTCGGGGTGCCCGTGCTCAACCTCGTCGTCGCGACCCGCGACGGTACGGTCGCGCTGCGGACGGCCGGGATCGTGCCCCGCCGTGACCGCCAGGAGGGCCTCGCCCCGGCCGGCGCGGCCGAGGTGGCCGCTCGCTGGAGCACCACGCTCGGATTCGACGAGCTGCCGGAGGTCGTCGATCCGCCAGCGGGCTACGTGGTCAGCGCCAACCACCAGATCCTGCCCGACGGGGTCGGCCCGCACCTGGGCAGCGACTGGGGCGGACCGTACCGGGCCGACCGGATCGGGGAGCTGTTGACGGCGACGCCGACGGCCCACCCGGACGACTTCGGCGCGTGGCAGATGGACCTGCGCAACGGCCGGGCACAGCGCATCCTGCCCACCCTGCTGAAGGCGCTCGACGAGCATCCACCGGAGTCGCCGCTGGCCGTGTTCGGCCATCAGTCGTTGGCCGCCTGGGACGGCAGGGACGACGCCGATCAGGCCGCACCTCTGGTCTTCGGGGCGCTGGCCCGGGTGTTGACCGAACGCTGGATCACCAGCCGGCTCGGCGCGGCCGTCGCCGACGCCATGACCGATGCCACCCTTCAGGTGGACCACCTGGTGATGGACGGGGATGCCCGCCGGCGGCTCGGCGAGACGGAGGACCTGCCGGTCGTCGTCGCCGACGCCCTCACCGAGGCGGCGCGTCGACTCGCCGACAGATTCGGCGACGACCCCACCGGCTGGCGCTACGGCAGGTTGAACCGGATCGCGGACCAGCATCCCCTGGCGGCGGTGTCGGAGACGCTGCGCTCGCTGTACGGATCACCCCCGACTCCGGTGGGCGGTGGCGGGCAGAGCGTCTGTCTCATGTATCCCGACCGCGACGGCCAGGTGGTCGAGGGTGCGCCGTGGCGCTTCGTCGTCGAGTTCGGCTCCGCCGGCAGCACCCGCATCCGCGACGTGCTCCGCCACGGCAGCTCGGGCAATCCCCTCTCGCCGCACTACGGGGACCAGACGCCGGCGCACGCCGAGGGGCGGCTGTACGAGGTACGCCTCGACAGCCCACCGGAGGTGCGTAGACGCCTGACCCTGGCGCCCCGGACGGCGGGGCGGTCGGATCGTGCACGTCGACGGTGGGCTTCTCCGCCGGCCTCGATGGTGCTCACCGTCACCCGTGCTCGAGGGGTGGCGACGGGAGGCGACTCGAACGGGTCATCGCCAGCGAGATGA
- a CDS encoding DUF6745 domain-containing protein has protein sequence MSAPTRRNDAAKPPQAVRSGNPHDLWQQAIRIRQEWLDHALSTQPADKSTAERCLTAIYARASRPRPRFEWVDSPDKARPLITGWPTLDQLYERIRAPRPRGTPPLASDLAMTASQLRGALSAGVTHTDPELSPVRTSKTKEPWPELAPSQALDSGVPLAVLLHQGVRTALHRSLAHGYYLPVRAALADDGPVPVCWYGQQDASWIAYYDVLHRLGLARYEPDEAAHLDAWAGLARSCGWWWPGEDVCVVVDRPQAVRTEPISGTVHDQVRLQPHGLRYRDGWQPLLSR, from the coding sequence GTGAGCGCCCCCACGCGGCGCAACGACGCCGCGAAACCTCCACAGGCCGTTCGCAGCGGCAACCCGCACGACCTGTGGCAGCAAGCCATCCGGATCCGCCAGGAATGGCTCGATCACGCCCTGTCCACACAGCCGGCCGACAAGTCGACCGCCGAACGGTGCCTGACCGCGATCTACGCCAGGGCATCGCGGCCGCGACCTCGGTTCGAATGGGTCGACTCGCCGGACAAGGCGCGGCCCCTGATCACCGGCTGGCCCACCCTCGATCAACTCTACGAACGCATCCGGGCACCCCGGCCGCGCGGAACACCACCGCTGGCCAGCGATCTCGCCATGACCGCCTCCCAGTTGCGCGGCGCGCTGAGCGCGGGCGTCACGCACACCGATCCCGAGCTGTCACCCGTGCGCACGAGCAAGACCAAGGAACCATGGCCCGAACTGGCGCCGTCGCAGGCGCTCGACAGCGGCGTCCCGCTCGCTGTCCTGCTGCACCAGGGCGTACGCACGGCATTGCACCGGAGCCTCGCGCACGGGTACTACCTACCCGTGCGCGCGGCGCTCGCGGACGACGGCCCGGTGCCCGTGTGCTGGTACGGGCAGCAGGACGCCTCATGGATCGCCTACTACGACGTGCTGCATCGACTCGGCCTTGCCCGGTACGAGCCGGACGAGGCCGCACACCTCGACGCCTGGGCCGGCCTGGCCCGCTCCTGCGGCTGGTGGTGGCCCGGCGAGGACGTCTGCGTCGTGGTGGACCGGCCCCAGGCGGTACGAACCGAGCCGATCTCCGGGACAGTGCACGACCAGGTCCGACTGCAACCTCACGGCCTGCGCTACCGCGACGGCTGGCAACCACTCCTGAGCAGGTGA
- a CDS encoding TetR/AcrR family transcriptional regulator → MSAISERRERERAHRHQLIVTAARELAETEGWEAVTTRRLAERVEYSQPVLYSHFTGKDAIVSAVALDGFGELAVHLRRARQAAPDAGRALRAVCRAYLDFATERPALYQAMFILPTDLKFASVETPPPLRASFDEFVSCFRPDNERRELFAEVLWSALHGMAVLSESGRIPPDAQEERLDFLVTQLADTPTNPTTP, encoded by the coding sequence ATGTCCGCCATCAGCGAGCGCCGCGAACGCGAACGCGCCCACCGCCATCAGCTGATCGTCACGGCCGCCCGCGAGCTCGCGGAGACCGAAGGCTGGGAGGCGGTGACGACCCGACGGCTGGCCGAGCGCGTCGAGTACAGCCAGCCGGTGCTGTACAGCCACTTCACCGGCAAGGACGCCATCGTCAGCGCCGTCGCCCTGGACGGCTTCGGGGAACTCGCCGTCCATCTGCGCCGCGCGCGGCAGGCCGCCCCCGATGCCGGGCGGGCCCTGCGCGCCGTCTGCCGCGCCTACCTGGACTTCGCGACCGAGCGACCCGCCCTGTACCAGGCCATGTTCATCCTGCCCACCGACCTGAAGTTCGCAAGCGTCGAGACACCGCCTCCGCTGCGGGCCTCGTTCGACGAGTTCGTCAGCTGCTTCCGTCCGGACAACGAACGGCGGGAGCTGTTCGCCGAGGTCCTCTGGAGCGCGTTGCACGGCATGGCCGTCCTGTCGGAGAGCGGCCGCATCCCCCCGGACGCGCAGGAGGAACGCCTCGATTTCCTTGTCACCCAGCTCGCCGACACCCCGACGAACCCGACCACGCCGTGA
- a CDS encoding DUF4267 domain-containing protein, with product MLINVANVLAGLIGVGISFMGVRAFWAPQAAAGFGIPGTPTEDPTFQAWLSVKAVRDMAAGLFIFILLAGATPDLLGWFMLAAAGIPAGDALVVWRSKGPKAAVYGVHGATAVVMLAIGVILLVA from the coding sequence GTGCTCATCAACGTCGCCAACGTGCTCGCCGGCCTGATCGGCGTGGGCATCAGCTTCATGGGCGTACGCGCCTTCTGGGCGCCGCAGGCCGCAGCCGGCTTCGGCATCCCCGGCACGCCGACCGAGGACCCCACCTTCCAGGCATGGCTGTCGGTCAAGGCCGTGCGCGACATGGCCGCGGGGCTCTTCATCTTCATCCTGCTGGCCGGAGCGACACCCGACCTGCTGGGCTGGTTCATGCTGGCCGCCGCCGGCATACCCGCAGGCGACGCACTGGTCGTGTGGCGCAGCAAGGGGCCCAAGGCGGCCGTCTACGGCGTCCACGGGGCCACCGCCGTGGTGATGCTGGCGATCGGCGTGATCCTGCTCGTCGCCTGA
- a CDS encoding SAM-dependent methyltransferase, translating into MAQQGAQGGRLRRPRGHRRGDAGDRRDPARRLTDRLAAPAGQDAHWRTGEGCPAILSFQITPIGTVRNDRTDVQHTDNWGAVRSTITIDERFGEACLQGLEGFSHVEVLFLFDQFPEHGDYREPRPNRGRSDLPPVGVFAGRGPRRPNRIGVTCCAIESVHGRELTVVGLDAVSGTPVIDLKPTMTEFLPVDVKQPEWVSRLMSEYFRP; encoded by the coding sequence GTGGCGCAGCAAGGGGCCCAAGGCGGCCGTCTACGGCGTCCACGGGGCCACCGCCGTGGTGATGCTGGCGATCGGCGTGATCCTGCTCGTCGCCTGACCGATCGTCTCGCTGCTCCGGCCGGCCAGGACGCCCACTGGCGGACGGGGGAAGGGTGTCCAGCCATTCTCAGCTTCCAGATCACTCCGATCGGTACGGTCCGAAACGACCGTACGGATGTCCAGCACACCGACAACTGGGGTGCCGTCCGCAGCACGATCACCATCGACGAGCGCTTCGGTGAGGCGTGCCTCCAGGGCCTGGAGGGCTTCTCCCACGTGGAGGTCCTCTTCCTCTTCGACCAGTTCCCGGAGCACGGCGACTACCGCGAACCCCGCCCCAACCGTGGCCGATCCGATCTCCCGCCCGTGGGCGTCTTCGCCGGCCGCGGCCCCCGCAGACCGAACCGCATCGGGGTGACGTGCTGTGCCATCGAGTCCGTCCACGGCCGCGAACTGACGGTGGTGGGCCTCGACGCGGTGTCGGGCACCCCGGTCATCGACCTGAAGCCGACGATGACGGAGTTCCTGCCGGTGGACGTCAAGCAGCCGGAATGGGTCAGCCGCCTGATGTCGGAGTACTTCCGGCCGTAG
- a CDS encoding class I SAM-dependent methyltransferase, producing the protein MPRYLLFPGRHHLLTRFQAGYLRQLAAQGDDSLADGDAAAGSEDAGGATVVWAVTSANHENTRRNPVPYHRREAAIERFSVLTGLRSVVVPIFDTAPTDRFAEVTLKTVAASTGLELTPADTVVACSTPEVAAMYERLGFRIAGVEADVEPAPVRPWDVLLRLADDDPSWRDLTHPATVDVYRRYRLDDLVRSVVNDPVVGDEGGLTATRDYRTYAEAFSDAAQRKWDAVREHVRPGRIVDVGCGAGAVLELADREPALRESDLIGVEVARQLFEECVHKKAQGVFTNPNVFFYRRNVLGGAVFAPRSVDTTMTFALTHEIWSYGERMASLRRFVQALYDHTVPGGVWINSDVCGPDGRDRTVRLRLTATDGVNPSRPRTDLASLPPGEVAAYVGGLSTRARLDQFAVDYRFPFAYRPVDGADDTIELTLGAAMDFLTRKDYTDNWLSETQEQFCGMEYADWKSLLTDVGFEIDGASGTSRNDWIVTNRLAPVAALSTPAGEPLDWPVTHVRLVARRPVNT; encoded by the coding sequence ATGCCCCGCTACCTGCTCTTTCCCGGCCGCCACCACCTGCTGACCCGGTTCCAGGCCGGGTACCTGCGCCAGCTCGCGGCGCAGGGCGACGACAGCCTCGCCGACGGTGACGCGGCGGCCGGGAGCGAGGACGCCGGCGGGGCGACCGTCGTCTGGGCGGTGACCTCGGCCAACCACGAGAACACCCGGCGCAACCCGGTGCCGTACCACCGGCGGGAGGCGGCGATCGAACGGTTCAGCGTGCTCACCGGGCTCCGGTCGGTGGTGGTACCGATCTTCGACACCGCCCCGACCGACCGGTTCGCCGAGGTGACCCTCAAGACCGTCGCGGCGTCCACCGGGCTGGAGCTGACCCCGGCGGACACGGTGGTCGCCTGCTCCACGCCGGAGGTCGCCGCGATGTACGAACGGCTCGGGTTCCGCATCGCCGGGGTGGAGGCCGACGTCGAGCCGGCACCGGTGCGGCCGTGGGACGTCCTGCTGCGGCTGGCCGACGACGACCCGTCGTGGCGTGACCTCACCCACCCGGCGACCGTCGACGTGTACCGCCGCTACCGGCTCGACGACCTGGTCCGCTCGGTGGTGAACGACCCGGTGGTCGGCGACGAGGGCGGACTGACCGCCACCCGCGACTACCGGACGTACGCCGAGGCGTTCAGCGACGCCGCGCAGCGCAAGTGGGACGCGGTACGCGAGCACGTGCGGCCGGGGCGGATCGTCGACGTCGGCTGTGGCGCGGGCGCCGTCTTGGAGCTGGCCGACCGGGAGCCGGCCCTGCGCGAGAGCGACCTGATCGGCGTCGAGGTGGCCCGGCAGCTGTTCGAGGAGTGCGTGCACAAGAAGGCGCAGGGCGTGTTCACGAACCCGAACGTCTTCTTCTACCGCCGTAACGTGCTCGGCGGGGCGGTGTTCGCGCCGCGCTCGGTGGACACCACCATGACCTTCGCGCTGACCCACGAGATCTGGTCGTACGGCGAGCGGATGGCCTCGCTGCGCCGGTTCGTGCAGGCCCTCTACGACCACACCGTGCCCGGTGGGGTGTGGATCAACAGTGACGTGTGCGGGCCCGACGGCAGGGATCGGACGGTGCGCCTGCGGCTGACCGCCACGGACGGCGTCAACCCGTCCCGGCCGCGTACCGACCTGGCGAGCCTGCCGCCCGGCGAGGTGGCGGCGTACGTCGGCGGGCTGTCGACCCGGGCCCGGCTGGACCAGTTCGCGGTCGACTACCGGTTCCCGTTCGCGTACCGCCCGGTGGACGGGGCGGACGACACGATCGAGCTGACCCTCGGCGCGGCCATGGACTTCCTCACCCGCAAGGACTACACCGACAACTGGCTGTCGGAGACCCAGGAGCAGTTCTGCGGCATGGAGTACGCCGACTGGAAGTCGTTGCTCACCGACGTCGGCTTCGAGATCGACGGCGCGAGCGGGACGTCCCGCAACGACTGGATCGTCACCAACCGTCTCGCCCCGGTGGCCGCCCTCAGCACCCCGGCGGGCGAGCCGCTGGACTGGCCGGTCACCCACGTACGCCTGGTCGCCCGCCGTCCGGTCAACACCTGA